In Treponema vincentii, a single window of DNA contains:
- a CDS encoding tRNA-dihydrouridine synthase family protein, which translates to MKLILAPLANISHSGLRMLIHTFGDPDEYFTEMIHAPSLLAGGPFEQWYLRANPVPEKLVWQLTSPKAEAFAQAIPVVLQHGGIGVDLNMGCSAPPIVRTGAGVAWMLKPLNTTAEAVRSVKQALEAYSTEQGRSFRLSVKLRLGAAADYAYLLRFCTMLIDEGVQLITIHPRLQRQSYARPALHEYTAALAKDLPIPVYGNGDINSAEKLQTAAQHYPCAGWMIGRAAVQMPWVFEAIRRKHGSESRSGVTHAAETDEARAADTVSDGASNFAPYRIDLEQTALSFLQYLETEQPPEFFLTRAQRFFQFYCDNFSFAHYCRTRLLRAQSQEEMERVLHTYFEQVPEDKMIQI; encoded by the coding sequence ATGAAGCTCATACTGGCGCCGCTGGCAAATATCAGCCATTCGGGATTGAGGATGCTTATCCATACTTTCGGCGATCCCGACGAATATTTTACCGAGATGATTCATGCGCCGTCGCTGCTTGCAGGCGGGCCGTTTGAGCAGTGGTACTTGCGGGCAAATCCCGTACCGGAAAAGCTGGTGTGGCAGCTCACTTCGCCTAAGGCGGAAGCATTCGCACAGGCGATACCGGTTGTACTGCAGCACGGCGGCATCGGTGTTGACTTGAATATGGGCTGTTCCGCTCCGCCGATTGTACGAACAGGGGCGGGCGTTGCTTGGATGCTCAAGCCACTTAACACGACAGCCGAGGCGGTGCGCTCGGTTAAACAAGCGCTTGAGGCATATTCTACGGAACAAGGCAGATCGTTTAGACTGAGCGTAAAGCTGAGGCTCGGTGCGGCCGCCGACTATGCGTATCTTTTACGCTTTTGTACGATGCTGATTGATGAAGGCGTGCAGCTTATCACAATCCACCCGCGCCTGCAGCGGCAAAGCTATGCGCGTCCGGCTCTCCACGAATACACGGCTGCGCTCGCAAAGGATTTGCCTATCCCGGTATACGGCAACGGAGACATCAATTCGGCAGAGAAACTGCAAACCGCCGCGCAGCACTATCCTTGCGCGGGGTGGATGATCGGGCGCGCTGCGGTACAAATGCCGTGGGTTTTTGAAGCAATACGCCGCAAGCACGGCAGCGAATCGAGATCAGGCGTAACCCATGCGGCCGAAACGGACGAAGCCCGCGCCGCCGATACAGTGAGTGATGGTGCGTCGAATTTTGCACCGTACCGTATCGACCTTGAACAAACGGCGTTATCGTTTTTGCAATACCTTGAAACCGAACAGCCGCCGGAATTCTTCCTTACACGGGCGCAGCGGTTCTTTCAGTTTTATTGCGACAATTTTTCGTTTGCACACTATTGCAGAACACGACTGCTGCGGGCACAGAGCCAAGAAGAAATGGAGCGCGTACTGCATACCTACTTTGAACAGGTTCCTGAGGATAAAATGATCCAAATTTAA
- a CDS encoding DUF4097 family beta strand repeat-containing protein, producing MMKKKILLAVVFLLSALAAFGEELTYARPKTNGLDIELSQVHLIAEAFDEERIAYRFELAEGKKLSCIETQKTLRIRQMTPSQGTLYVFIPKKMLLENCSIRISRADIRLEGIQAVHILAMLNMGSVTTSECVFKNAVINLARGSLSYDKTQIVKSCAFTVTDATAAITFPSEEAEYHIDYVQNGGALTIAGNELTKSPGEYGSAKAKRRIIFSGGAAKTSISFTEKGTKTTASKQNSGN from the coding sequence ATGATGAAAAAAAAGATTTTGCTTGCAGTTGTATTCTTGTTATCCGCATTAGCCGCTTTCGGCGAGGAGCTTACCTACGCGCGGCCGAAAACCAACGGCCTCGATATTGAGCTTTCTCAGGTACATTTGATTGCCGAAGCGTTTGATGAAGAACGCATCGCGTACCGATTTGAACTTGCGGAAGGCAAAAAACTTTCCTGCATAGAAACGCAAAAAACACTGCGGATACGTCAAATGACTCCTTCACAGGGCACGCTGTATGTCTTTATACCGAAAAAGATGTTGCTTGAAAATTGCAGCATACGGATAAGCAGGGCGGATATCCGACTCGAAGGAATTCAGGCGGTACATATTCTTGCAATGCTGAATATGGGCTCGGTAACAACGTCCGAATGTGTCTTTAAAAATGCCGTAATCAATCTTGCGCGGGGATCGCTATCCTATGATAAAACGCAAATTGTAAAATCCTGCGCTTTCACCGTAACCGATGCAACCGCCGCCATAACCTTCCCTTCGGAAGAGGCCGAATATCATATCGATTACGTCCAAAACGGAGGGGCGCTCACCATTGCCGGTAATGAGCTTACCAAAAGCCCGGGAGAATACGGCAGCGCGAAAGCAAAGCGCCGTATCATCTTTTCGGGAGGAGCGGCAAAGACTTCGATCAGCTTTACAGAAAAAGGCACAAAAACGACAGCTTCAAAACAAAATTCCGGAAACTGA
- a CDS encoding YggS family pyridoxal phosphate-dependent enzyme, protein MEHIIQKNILHIKERIKAACKRAGRNPKEVQLLLATKTVEPERILQAFACGCTLIGENKVQELRDKYEALSAVPHTAHFIGHLQSNKIKEVIQYAQCIQSIDNLDTAQKLEQRLAQEGRNLDILVQVNTSAEESKFGCAPGEAETLVKAIATLPHVTIRGFMTIGLFSGEEDKVRACFRCLKQVQKRVAALALPNISTDILSMGMSGDLEIAIEEGSTMLRIGTAVFGERQYPDTYYWNEQNPS, encoded by the coding sequence ATGGAACACATTATTCAAAAAAACATCCTGCATATTAAGGAACGGATTAAGGCTGCCTGTAAAAGAGCCGGGCGCAATCCCAAAGAAGTTCAGCTGCTGCTTGCAACTAAAACCGTCGAGCCGGAGCGGATTCTACAGGCTTTTGCCTGCGGCTGCACTTTAATCGGCGAAAACAAGGTACAGGAGCTGCGCGATAAATACGAGGCGCTATCCGCAGTGCCGCATACGGCGCATTTTATCGGGCATTTGCAATCGAATAAGATTAAAGAGGTGATCCAGTATGCGCAATGTATCCAATCAATCGATAACCTCGATACGGCGCAAAAACTGGAACAGCGGCTTGCACAGGAAGGCCGTAACCTCGACATCTTAGTGCAGGTAAACACCTCAGCGGAGGAAAGCAAATTCGGCTGTGCGCCGGGAGAAGCGGAGACTTTGGTAAAAGCCATCGCTACCCTGCCCCATGTCACTATCCGTGGGTTTATGACCATCGGATTATTCTCCGGAGAAGAAGACAAGGTTCGGGCATGCTTCCGCTGCCTTAAACAGGTACAAAAGCGCGTTGCGGCACTGGCACTTCCCAATATTTCTACGGATATTCTTTCGATGGGGATGTCGGGCGACCTGGAAATCGCCATTGAAGAAGGTTCGACAATGCTGCGCATCGGTACGGCGGTATTCGGCGAACGTCAGTACCCCGATACTTACTACTGGAATGAACAAAACCCTTCATAA